GTATTCGCCGCACTATTGGATATGGGAAGCGTTCGAAAACGGTAAATTTACATTATGTTGCAGTACCGAAATACTTGAAGAATACGCAGAGATATTAGCCCAATTTTATTCTGTTGAAATCAGCGAAAGCGTGATAAATACGATTACAAACGCCTATAATTTTTTAGCAATAACTCCGCATTACAAATGGAATTTGATTTCTGCAGATCCCGATGACAATAAATTTGTAGATTGCGCGTTGAATGGCGGAGCTGACTATATTGTTAGCAACGACAAACATTTCAACATTTTGAAAGAGACAGATTTTCCTTACGTTGAAGTTGTGAACAGTGAAAAATTTAAGCAACTTATATCGCTGTCTGTTTAGGGGTGTTAAAGCACTATTCGCCGCAGAATTTGCGGGGAATGAGGGTTATCTCGTCAAATTATTTTTTCAGAGACAAAGCCAATTCGGTTAAAGATGTGTTCAATTTGTTCAAAAGATTATCTAAATCCTCTTTTGTGTCGGATGTTATCTGTGCATAAATCTTGTCGCAATCGGATACAATTTGCTCGTAAAGTTGTGATTTTGCTATATTTCCGACTTTCGGCAGGGAATATTCGAGTGTATCTTTTGCTCTTTTTATTAGTTTCAGCGTTTTTTCTTCGAGGTCGGACTGTTTTTCGCAAATTGTTAAAAGTGCCGCTAATTGTCGCGGGGTTTTTAGGTCTTCGCGGATTTCTTCCATTCCCGATTTTTGCAACTTTGGCGCTTGAAGCGTCAGAAAAACGGTTATTGATGTTGCCGCAACAGTGAGTATTTGCATTATCACAAATGTTTTTATCCTGTCTTCTTGCGACATTGAAAAAATCGGTGTTAAAATCGTTGAAAATATCGGCGCATTAAAGTTTGCCCAAAATTCTGAAATTACGGGAATGCTGAAAACGCCGAGAATATTTGTCAAAAAATCAAAATGCTCTTGTCGAGCTATAAGCAAGGTGAAAACCAAGAGTAGCGAAAACAAAATCGCCGCCGCAATTGTTATTATTGCCGCAGGATAAACTCCCGCCGATTTTGCGGAAAACTTCACAATTCCTCCAAGATTTTTGCTTTTTTCGCACTAAATTCTTCGTCTGTTAAAATGCCTTGTTCGTGCAGTTGTTTTAATCTTATTAACTTGTTTTCGGGTGTGTCGGCAGATGCGGGCGGAAGAATTTGCGCTCTTTTAGCGTTATACTCTTCTTCGGTCAGAACACCTTGCTCGTACAAATTTTTTAGCGCCGCCAATTTGCCGTCGATAGTAGTTGCTGTCGCGGTTGGCTGAGGAATAGGCGGCGAGTTTTGCATAACACTTTGAGCCATCTGGTTTCCAAGCGGAAGCCCTGCGCCAAAGCCGAGCCCCATTCCGACCGCAGAGCCCATAATTCCGCCTGCCGCTCCCGCGTTTCCTGCGGCGGTGTTTAAGACCTCGTAATTTTTGATTGCGGCAAAACCTGCTCCGATATTCACTTTGCTCAGCTGTTCCGCTTCCATTTTCTTTGCAAAAACCTCTTGGATTTTCTTCATTTCTTCGGGAGCAATGTTTATGTTGCTTATGGTGAAATTCGTGAGATTTATGCCGTATTCTTCAAAGGTTTCGCGTAAATGAATGCTTGTTCGTTTGGAAACGTCGCTTAATTTTGCGGTAATTTCTAAAACAGAAAGTCCCGTACCTATAAATTCGCTTATGGTTTGCGACACTTTTTCGACAATATCGCCAATAAAATCCGACATTACCTTTTTACTGTTTACTTCGATTTTTGCGCCGACTATCTTTTTGAGAAACTTTTGCGAGTCCTCAATCTGAAAACCCCATTGACCAAACGCGCCAACGTTTACGGGATAGCCGAGTTTCGGCTCCATAATGGGTATTCGTTGGGTTGTTCCCCATTTTTCGTTGCGTTTTACGGTTTTATTGATAAACCAAACCTCGGCGGTAAACGGGGTTTGACCGCCAAAGGGCAAGTTTACGAGTTTTCGTAAAAGAGGAATGTTGCCGCTTGTTATTGTGTGCGTTCCTGCGGTGAAAGCGTCGAGAGCAACGCCACCTTTTTCGAGGATTGCTTCCAAGCCCTCGTTTACGATTAGTTGAGTGCCGTAGCGCAGTTCCCAATTATGCTCCGAGCCAAATTTTTCAACGATGAAATTCTCGTCGTATTGGTCGTATTTTACGATGTCGATTAACGCCACGGCAACCTCCTTTTACGCTTGTTTTTTCTCGCGAAGTTTCTGTTTCATCGCTTGGACGATGTTGGCATTTTCTTCGGTGTTTTTCATAGGCGCATAGAATTTTGCATTCGGAACAATCAATTCAAATGCCGCTTGTTTATCACTTCTTTCTGCATAAACAGATGTCACATCTTTGTAGAAAAACTCCTGCGTAATGTCTTTCTGCAAATTTTTGTCAAAATGGCAGTCGTGCGAGTAAGTATATGTTTGAGTGTCAGAGAAAAATAACCAAGATTTAGTGTAGCACGAACTAACTAGTTTTCCGTTTTCTCTTACTTTTGAATATTGAGCAGAAACAAAATTATACCCCTCAAAGCACACTGGAGCAATTTCTTTTACCTCATCTTCGTCTAACCCAAGTTCTGTTAATGCTTTTTCTTTGGTGACGTTTGAAGTTTTACTTTTTACCAAATTGTCGTATTCCGTGTCTGTCATCAATCTGTTAAAAAAAAGAATTATGTAGCCTACAACAAAACCAATTGT
The genomic region above belongs to Chitinivibrionia bacterium and contains:
- a CDS encoding putative toxin-antitoxin system toxin component, PIN family, with translation MKIILDTNCLLPAIFEYSPHYWIWEAFENGKFTLCCSTEILEEYAEILAQFYSVEISESVINTITNAYNFLAITPHYKWNLISADPDDNKFVDCALNGGADYIVSNDKHFNILKETDFPYVEVVNSEKFKQLISLSV
- a CDS encoding SPFH domain-containing protein, yielding MALIDIVKYDQYDENFIVEKFGSEHNWELRYGTQLIVNEGLEAILEKGGVALDAFTAGTHTITSGNIPLLRKLVNLPFGGQTPFTAEVWFINKTVKRNEKWGTTQRIPIMEPKLGYPVNVGAFGQWGFQIEDSQKFLKKIVGAKIEVNSKKVMSDFIGDIVEKVSQTISEFIGTGLSVLEITAKLSDVSKRTSIHLRETFEEYGINLTNFTISNINIAPEEMKKIQEVFAKKMEAEQLSKVNIGAGFAAIKNYEVLNTAAGNAGAAGGIMGSAVGMGLGFGAGLPLGNQMAQSVMQNSPPIPQPTATATTIDGKLAALKNLYEQGVLTEEEYNAKRAQILPPASADTPENKLIRLKQLHEQGILTDEEFSAKKAKILEEL
- a CDS encoding CvpA family protein, which codes for MQIDGGLISLLPMLVLSLLVFVLVYRLKKNKTSKNLAALVGNQEIKIMDKVKKYFDAKKPSTISIIATFVIIGAVVALLSGEFRGLTAVFGGTIGFVVGYIILFFNRLMTDTEYDNLVKSKTSNVTKEKALTELGLDEDEVKEIAPVCFEGYNFVSAQYSKVRENGKLVSSCYTKSWLFFSDTQTYTYSHDCHFDKNLQKDITQEFFYKDVTSVYAERSDKQAAFELIVPNAKFYAPMKNTEENANIVQAMKQKLREKKQA